From the Oncorhynchus kisutch isolate 150728-3 linkage group LG27, Okis_V2, whole genome shotgun sequence genome, the window gctcctgacgagttcttgtgctgacgttcttccaggggcagtttggaaatcagtagtgaatgttacaaccgaggacagacgattcttACGcattacgcgcttcagcacttagcggtccctttctgtgaggttgtgtggcctaccactttgtggatgagccgttgttgctccttgatgtttccacttcacaataacagcacttaaagttgCCCAAGgaagctctaacagggcagaaatttgacgaactgaattgttggaaaggtggcttcttatgacggtgccacattgaaagtcactgagcttttcagtaaggccattctactgccaatgtttgtctgtgtgctcaattctatacacctgtcatcCAGAGATGtgtctgaaatagccgaatccacgaatttgaaggggtgtccacatacatttggccaTGTAGTAAATCATTGGTGAATTTAGCTGCAGATCTGAATATAACATTCTGAGTATTGGGATGTACGGTAACTAGGGAGATATACTAGTGGAAaggtacccactgggcacagacgtcaggtCAACGTCTATTTCTTATTTACATTAAAAGTTTAGGTTAAAAGTTCAGtgaaaaaaatactttttttcaaatccaatcagttttccacattgattcaacgtcatcacattgatttgttttgttgaaattatgtggaaaccatgttgattcaaccagtttctgCCCAGTGGGTAGTAAAGTAATATGGTCAACTTGTTTGAACATGAACAAAATAAATGTGTTCATTAAGAACTAAATGTTTCTGGAATTTGAATGTAGATCTCCAGTCGAAACGCCTGCACAGCTAGAATGCTGTTTTACCTGATCAAATTATGTCTGCAGGTACTGGGTTTGGTCGGCTATAGCAGTAGGCAGTGAAAACAACCTTATGAACACAAAATGAATATAAACCCTTTCACCAAAAGTTACAGAACCATCTCCAAAGGCAACCAACTGTCTGTCGTGCCACGCCAGCTTGGACAGTCTAGGACCCATGatcgtattcattagtgcacgcCATAGCAAAACCTTTTCAACGGAAAACAGGTCATCCAACCGTTTCAGTCCTTTTTCTTTCGTTTGGTCCGACCCAGGAAAAGAGGTCAAATGACACTGTTTTCTGACAACTTCTCTGTTGGTTTGCTGCTACAACGCATAAAGCTAATGTTTCCACAGTGATGGTTGGCTGGCTACTTCTGATGGTCTTGATGGTCACCTGGCTGCTTCTGTCCACAGAAAACTGTGATGTCATGAGATCTCTTAACAGTCATCATTATGTTGTATCACAAAGAAGCTTTCATTTTTCTTACTCTTAACAGTCAGTGAACCACCAGTCCTATAGAGAGCTCTTCCCCGTGTTACAGGAGCGGAGGCACTGTGAAGGCATCTATCTGTGACAAGGTCGGTCTGTCTATCCAGGTTCGGGTTGCAGAATTCGGGTAACTTTTCCAAAATTCCCCAGGAATCAAGATTGGATGATTCCCAGAATCAGCAGGAAATCTGGAATCCTCCAATCAGGtattctggaaaacctgggaattttgggaattTTACCATGCTGGCCTCTATCCCAGCCTCAGGCCCAGCCTCAGGCCCAGTCTCAGGCCCAGTCTCAGGCCCAGTCTCAGGTGTGGTCTATGTTCCTGGTTGTTAGGAAAGGATGGCAGGGACCCATCGCACCCCGACCAGATTGTCCACACTCGCTGAGCGCTTCTTGGCAGCTCTCCTGGCATCCTTGTACTTGTCGTCACATAACCTTGAGATCGCCTGCAGGAGCAACAAACATGATGAATCGATAAACAAACTCGCTTGAACAGAATTGTTACTGCCCTTCAGGCATAGACTAAAAGATGTAGTTAAAGTGTTAAACCAAGACTATTCAGAGGATCAGCTGCCATCAACACAAGCCATTTTCAGATCAGCAGTTGACACAAAGTGCTCTATAGTAACCCAGCCAACACTCCACTGCATAACCTCTGCTTCTCTTGAGGTCTTGGCCAGGCTACTGTAAAATCACCTTGTGACAGCTGctaatgtaaaaagggctttctaAATAAATCTAGTTATTGATAAACAGCTAAATTGAGCAGTGGCTCACCTCTAGTCTCTGGGCTTTGTCCCGGCTTAGGGGCTCCAGAGGGAAGCTCAGGTTGTTGGTCTCTGACAGTGAGCGCAGGTCAAAGTAATACTTGGCATAAACACTTGATGGAACGTTGATGTTGAACTGCAAAAGCTCCAGAAACTGACGCTCCAGCTCGTTCCTGTTGAGAAAAAATTTAGAATATATGTTTTTCACAACAATTGATGGCACTCAGCTCACTGTCCTAGAGATCGGCACCAACATATTAGGGGCACATATCCAAAACATCAGTGTAAAAACTAATTGTTGAATGTACAGTACATGGTTTTGATTTCACAATGTGGTCCAGTGTCAGACCTACAGTAAGTCAGTAAAGTCTTAGCTTTCCAGAAACACTGTGTACACACTAAATGTGAGCAGCAAAACAGGGCAGCTGAAATTAGCCAGCAGAAGAGTCCctgatttattttcttcttacaTGTCCTCCACGGTGATGTCTTTGAGGATCTGGCAGTAGTCTACGTTCCAAACAGCCTGGTCATCCCAGACCTTAGAGGCCAGCAGAATGGCTCCCAGTACCATACGCTTCCAGTTCTCTGGGCCAATGTCTATCTCTGCATACGTCAGCAGCCTCTCAACGTACACCTGAAAAACACAGTGGGAAAATGAATACTAAAGTCATGAGGTAATTGAGGCAACTAACTTTGTGATATTGGCTGCTTCCCATATAACACCGTATTGCCTAAATAGTATGTTCCTCTCCTGATAATACGTGGCACACGCAGAGCCATATTACAAATCTGACCCGTATCTGAAGCTTGATTCATACAGTAACCTCCTGTGAAATCCCTCTTAACCCACCTCTTCTCACCCGAGGCACAccaccccccatccctcctccatccctcacccCTACTCCCATACAgccccctatccctccctccctctcctcactcccacATAGCCCCCCTCAGCTCCCCCCTATTCACACACAGCCcgcccatccctcctccctcccccctaatCACACACAGCCCCCGATCCCTcatccatcccactctccctcacCCCTACTCCCACACAGCCCCCCTCAGTCCCCAGGGccatcctcccttcctccccctactccccctcagcccccaggGCCCTCTCAGGATTACCCCCTGAGAGAAGACAAGGATGTGTGTAAATTTAAGACAAGGCCACAACGTTGATGCATCGAAATGTCACTTGGTGTGTGGAGAATGTGCTTCTGTGATGCTGACATTAGCTCTGCTCTGGCTGCAGACCATCTGTGTGTTCCTCTGGCAGTAGAGTAGTAGACCCAGGCCTTTTACTGTACATTCGTGCAGTAGAGGACACAGTGGCTAACTGGCTTTGGCCCCTGGCGGTTGGCCTAATTTTCCTCCACTGCTGCTCATGTCAGTGAATATCACTGGCTCTGACACTGGCTGACAGCCGCCCACAGACACAGGCTAGTTAGGAGGCTTCTTCTGACAGAATTGGCCTGCatcccaattccctatataggccttggtcaaaagaagtgcactaaatagggaaaagggtgacatttgggaagcAACCACAGGCTAGTTAACAGcctctgacagactgactgacatgaTGATCAACCTGAGACAGGAACACTCCAAGCCCGTGTCTGACCAaggatagacagacaggcagtaacCAACAAGACACCAGTTGATCAAACATAAAAGGCTGTAGCTAAAGGGGAGAGAATAACTTGGTGGAGAGTTCTGTCTGCCCTGTCTGAGAAGGTGTCAGACGAGTTGAGAATGAACTTttctaaaaaatatataggtCTAATTTATGACACCTCTGATGAAACAAGTGTCCCATTGGTAAGctacctggtcaaaagtagtgcactatgtagggtatagggtcaggtgccatttgggacgcaaacaaTGGAGTCAACCAGTCCCCCTCCTTTACCAGTGTAACAATGGCACATTCTGCAGTGAGCTGAGCAGCGCTGAACAGCGTCCGGacgaagcggtagatctgtttcTGCTCGGGGTCGTGTTTGTCATAGTCAGACGGCACTTCAGATTTCTGAGAGAGTAGAAGAACATGAAGGCAATACGAACATGGTCACTGTATAACACTAAATGTATAGATTCATACAtaaaggcatacacacacacacacacatagtgggtCAATATGAATACAGGAACTGATTGCATTGACCGTTACCGAGAGAGGGTGAAGCTTCTCGTCAAAAATGTCTTGCCGCATTCCTCCATCTGTGTCCCTGAAACAGGTCATGCAGGAACGCTCAAAGGTCAAATGTTGTACTGGGTTGTTACACTAGCTAAGCAAACTCTCCATTCAAGGCATTGCTTGCTCACAGTGATAGAGTATTCTTACCTATTCTTGATATGGTAATATATTGCAAGAGATACACTGTAAAGAAAGAAGGGTAGCTGTTAAAGCATTTGTCACAACCAGTACTTTCTGTCTGTCCCATAGGTCAACCCATGTAAACGGACCTGGGACATACACTCACCATTTAATGGTGAATTTAAGATTGGGCTGACTGACTGTGTTGTCATCCAGGAAGATGGTGGAACAGGAGCTGTGTTTTCTTCTAGTTGATCCATGCTATAATAATGAAATAGAATTACAAATACACATCTCTACATTGCTGCAATTATAGAAGCTGACCATTAGTCGAGGGCATGTTGTTACTAGAGGGCATATTGATACCTTAAAGAAGGTTTCTACTGAGGCTACCTCCTCAAATGTAGCATGCGATGGACATGCGTGGCAAATTAAGACATAATTGTGTATTCACTATTTAAAGATTGCTAATCATTGTCAATAATGCAGAGGGTCCTTCACCCCTAACACGTTACCATGAATGATGCAAGTCAGCTCTAACTATATGAATTTAACATGATGTCACATGAGTAGCAATGAAATGGATCCATGGAGGACACACATAAATAATGTTGTACCTTACCTTTGACTCGTCAATGTGTGTTAACTTGTAAAACAATATAAAGAATTACCATGGGCAATTCATACATTATTATGAATCCGTTATATAACTGTCCAATATAAGGAAATAATATATTAGCCTGAATCTATATTTAATACGTATTTAATACTCACATGATTGATGAAGAGGCTCTTTCTTTTTTCACGCACTAAACAGAGATAAGAAGAGAAAGATTGAGAAAGGCTTTTATCCTTTGTTATCAGCATTGTCCTAGAGCGGGGGTATTCAATGTCGGGGTCACGAACTGCAGTGTGGTCGCCAAAATGTTGATATTTTGTTTTTATAAAAAATTAAGAGTACAGGTTATTTTATGGGACAATATACAAATGTTTTTGAGAAAGATACattttgaaaaataaaatgttcttgagtaaatatatatattggttGATAAGAGATGAAAATGTAATGAGTTtaaggttatttgttgatgtaaaaatcTAAATGTACAGATTTTAAGGTTTTGTCATTAGATTTGGGATGGGGTGGGTTTGCGAGAAATTCGTGGCCCAAAAAATGGGGTCCCCAGAAATTCTGGTGGAAAAAATGTGGTTCCCGCTGAAAAAGTTACAATACCACTGTCCTAGAGATTGCGTAAGCTATAGAAAAAATCACAATGGTAGATGAGCGTTTCAGCATGTTCAGCAAGACATTCTGCACTGAAACAGCAACGCTTCTATGGACCCTACATGCGTTATTTGCAACATACTGTACAGTGAGAAGCGTATCCAAGTGTGCACAAAGAGGACAAAGTGGTTAATATCACACTATCAGAGATGATTCATTATGGTTAAGGCTGGTGACTGGTTATGAACAGAGAGTATTAGAGGCAGACATTACTCCACAGCTAGGGGGAAACAGCAGCACTCAGTATTACTGTACATATACACTACTCACCACTTTTGCTGGACAAGTCCACTGAAAAACAAACCAAAAGCTATCTACTTAATTTACCAGTTCAACTCAAACACACAACTATCACTGGCTCTCACTTTAATACAATAGTATGTATCAAATGTAGCTTCTATCCTGAACAATCGTGTCACTTAACCTGCTATGCTAATACTGCCTTGTTACAGTATAACATAGCTAAGCATGACTCAAAGTTCCCAGAATCACTGTGTTGTTCTAAAATCCTTCCTAGTAAAATGGAAAGATTTATCTGTGAAAAACAGTGTGATAGGATGAGAATCCCAgaggctgtagatactgtaataCTTCTAGGGAAACACCCCAGAGCTAGGCATACATTACCACACAGAGCTGAGCTGGCTGTGTTCACTGGAAGCAGTCTTGTGATCTGGGAATATCCTACTTTATAATACAGAGGTTATACTGTATTGCCAGTATCCATTAGTTTTCCCTGATAAACCTGTGTGTTTtcttggtcaggtcacatggtcaggaagaAACCCTGATacgtccccaatggcaccctgttccctatatagtgcactatttttgaccagggtccatagggctctggtcaaaactagtgcactatgtagggaatagagtgccatttcaatagagtgccatttgggacgcaatccTGGTTTTAGCTAAAGTCCTGAACGTGGAGTACAGGGCCTACCAGTATGTCCAAGTTAAATGCACCCGTTGAGTGACGTCAAAGATTCGTAatttttgattgattgattgagagcCACTCACCATCCGTCTGAGATTTGCTGAGGAATATTGTGCTGGCCCGAGGATGGTCAGAGGGGTTGTACTCCATGTTCAGCTCTGAGAAAACAAAGACAATCACTCTGTCAGTTACTGaatataacaccctattcccttcacttTAGGGCCCcggtacagggaatagggtgctattgacAGCTTATTCCCTattccatagtgcactacttttgaccagagccctgtgtgttgtttgtgttatcTGCTGTCCCCTCTAGTACTCATATATAAATTGTTGTTTGTTTCTCTTCACTCTCACAGAGACATTGAAGAATGATTCATGCTTTGCGATTCAGGGCATTATCTACATCACGGCcttggtacagtggggcaaaaaagtatttagtcagccaccaattgtgcaagttctcccacttaaaaagatgagagaggcctgtaattttcatcataggtacacatcaactatgacagacaaaatgagagactgtttgaggttgtggacaggtgtcttttatactgataacaagttcaaacaggtgacattaatacaggtaacgagtggaggacagagggcctcttaaagaagaagttacaggtctgtgagagtcagaaatctgtttgtaggtgaccaaatacttattttccaccataatttgcaaataaattcataaaaaattatacaatgtgattttctggatttttttccctcattttgtctgtcatagttgaagtgtacctatgatgaaaattacaggcctctctcatatttttaagtgggagaacttgcacaattggtggctgactaaatacttttttgccccactgtatatgagctACGGATGGGCGTTCATGTCTCACATCAAACAAATAGTTACACTCATATGTTATACATATGCTATAGTATGGTAAATTACCCTGA encodes:
- the LOC109872316 gene encoding cyclin-Y isoform X1, whose amino-acid sequence is MGSTTSCCVSSSPKLRRNAHSRLESYNTEPELSREDTGCNLQHISDRENVDELNMEYNPSDHPRASTIFLSKSQTDVDLSSKSVREKRKSLFINHLTHIDESKHGSTRRKHSSCSTIFLDDNTVSQPNLKFTIKCVSLAIYYHIKNRDTDGGMRQDIFDEKLHPLSKSEVPSDYDKHDPEQKQIYRFVRTLFSAAQLTAECAIVTLVYVERLLTYAEIDIGPENWKRMVLGAILLASKVWDDQAVWNVDYCQILKDITVEDMNELERQFLELLQFNINVPSSVYAKYYFDLRSLSETNNLSFPLEPLSRDKAQRLEAISRLCDDKYKDARRAAKKRSASVDNLVGVRWVPAILS
- the LOC109872316 gene encoding cyclin-Y isoform X2, whose translation is MGSTTSCCVSSSPKLRRNAHSRLESYNTEPELSREDTGCNLQHISDRENVDELNMEYNPSDHPRASTIFLSKSQTDVREKRKSLFINHLTHIDESKHGSTRRKHSSCSTIFLDDNTVSQPNLKFTIKCVSLAIYYHIKNRDTDGGMRQDIFDEKLHPLSKSEVPSDYDKHDPEQKQIYRFVRTLFSAAQLTAECAIVTLVYVERLLTYAEIDIGPENWKRMVLGAILLASKVWDDQAVWNVDYCQILKDITVEDMNELERQFLELLQFNINVPSSVYAKYYFDLRSLSETNNLSFPLEPLSRDKAQRLEAISRLCDDKYKDARRAAKKRSASVDNLVGVRWVPAILS
- the LOC109872316 gene encoding cyclin-Y isoform X4, producing the protein MGSTTSCCVSSSPKLRRNAHSRLESYNTEPELSREDTGCNLQHISDRENVDELNMEYNPSDHPRASTIFLSKSQTDVREKRKSLFINHHGSTRRKHSSCSTIFLDDNTVSQPNLKFTIKCVSLAIYYHIKNRDTDGGMRQDIFDEKLHPLSKSEVPSDYDKHDPEQKQIYRFVRTLFSAAQLTAECAIVTLVYVERLLTYAEIDIGPENWKRMVLGAILLASKVWDDQAVWNVDYCQILKDITVEDMNELERQFLELLQFNINVPSSVYAKYYFDLRSLSETNNLSFPLEPLSRDKAQRLEAISRLCDDKYKDARRAAKKRSASVDNLVGVRWVPAILS
- the LOC109872316 gene encoding cyclin-Y isoform X3 — translated: MGSTTSCCVSSSPKLRRNAHSRLESYNTEPELSREDTGCNLQHISDRENVDELNMEYNPSDHPRASTIFLSKSQTDVDLSSKSVREKRKSLFINHHGSTRRKHSSCSTIFLDDNTVSQPNLKFTIKCVSLAIYYHIKNRDTDGGMRQDIFDEKLHPLSKSEVPSDYDKHDPEQKQIYRFVRTLFSAAQLTAECAIVTLVYVERLLTYAEIDIGPENWKRMVLGAILLASKVWDDQAVWNVDYCQILKDITVEDMNELERQFLELLQFNINVPSSVYAKYYFDLRSLSETNNLSFPLEPLSRDKAQRLEAISRLCDDKYKDARRAAKKRSASVDNLVGVRWVPAILS